GGACGTAAATCGCCCCGCGGATTCGGGTCGTAGTAATTGACCGCTTCGAGATTGCCAAAATGGATCTCTCGGAGAATTAAACCTTCAGCCATAACCGTATAAATTTCTATCTGGGGAGTATGGTACAGGGAATGAATAAAGGCAAGGCTCAGGGTTGAACCTTCTTTTACCTTTACCTGGAGAACCTCTTCTCTCTCCCCCTCCTTCAGAATATCGATCCCTAACAAGGTGCCTTCCCGGCCATAGGGTAGGCAACCTTTATAGACAGTTAAAGAGAAGAAGAAAAGGATGATGAAAGGAATGTTTTTCCTTTTCATAACCAATTTAGGTTTTTCCGGGGTCGGGTGATGTATCATTTCTTGGGTCAGGAAAAAGAAATGAGGTTGTTCCTGCCTTCCTCATGCATCCCGGATCAGCCGTTTCCCCCGCCGGATCTCGATCATGGCCCCGTGCATATCTTTCGGATGGATCATGGCGATATTATCGCCATCGGCGTCCTTATGTTCAATGACCCGCACTCCGCATTTCTTCAGGTGGGTGATGGCTGCATCGACATCTTCTACGGTCAGGCAAAGATTCATCATGCCTTCTCCCCGCCGTTCCAAAAACCGCTGAACATGATCTGCGGCATCGGCATCTTTTAAGGGAGCCGCTAATTCGATGGCCCCATCGCCAAAAGGTAGGAATACATTTTCCATGCCCAGGTGCTCGACGCGCCGGCGGTCTTTGGCCTGCAGGTTGAAACAACGGGTAAAAGTTTCTATAGCCGCATCCAAGTCATTGACGGCAACGGTTATATGGTCAAAACGGCGGACCTTCATCCCTCTCCTCACTTTCTTCAAGCAGCAGGCTTGTTCAGAACCTCAGCGACAATCGAACCCGTAATCACCTTCTCCCCGCGCTGGTTCTCAGCGAAGACTTCCGCTTCCATAGAATTCTTTCCTCCTTCCGTGTATTTCCTGGTAATTTTCCCTTTACAGGTAATGGTATCGCCAGGCCATACTTGCCGCGCGAAACGGACCCTATATTTGCGCAGTTTTCCGTCTCCTACCCAATCCGTAATCATGTGGCTGAGGAAGCCTGCCGTCATCATCCCCATGGCAAAGACCCGGTCATTGCCCCCCCGGATCGCATATAACTCGTCATGGTGAATGGGGTTAAAGTCGCCTGAGGCACCGGCATACTTTACAATGTGCGTTCGGGTAATGTTGGCCACAACCACCGGGGGGGCTTCGTCCCCTGCGCGGATATCTTCGAGATAAAGGACCTTCTTTTCCATCTGGGCACTTCCTATTGCTTGACTGCCCCTTCCGTTTGGATCGTGGTGGTCCGGGAAACCAAAACTTTCTCTCCTTTTTGATTGTAGAAGCTAAATTCTAAAACGATAAAGGTCATCTTGCCCCCTCGTCTGCCCGGTTTTTCATAGGCTTCAGTAATCTTACTCTCACAGGTTAGAACATCCCCTGCCAGAGTCGGTTTATAGTACTCATATTCTTCTTCGCCGTGGAGCCGGAAATGGGGATCGAAGCCAGCGAGTTCGAAAACGGATTCTCCTTTGCGCCAGAAAGCTTTCGTAGCCACAAATGTGGGTGGGGCGAGGATGCTCTTGAATTCAGTTCCGGCCGCGTAGGCTGGGTCCGAGTAAATGGGGTTATCGTCGCCGATGGCGTTGGCGAATTCCCGAATTTTACCTCGTTCAACGGGCAGGTCAAAAGGGGGAAACTCTTTACCGATCAAATCTTGAATAGGCATGGCAGGGCTCCTTCCCTCTGGCTACCTTTTTTCACCGGTAGATAAATATCTGATATTCCTTTTACCGTCCCTTAAATTGCGGTTTCCTTTTTTCGACAAAAGCTCGCATGCCTTCCAAGCGATCCTCACTTCCATGAACCAGGGTCCTGGCCAGTTTTTCGTAGCCTAAACCAACCTGAAGACCAGTCTCCATCCCCATGTTCATCGCCATCTTGGCCAGTTTTAAAGCCAAGGGGGCTTTGCTACAGATCTTTTTGGCGATGGCCATTGTCTGGGGCATCAATTCTTTTGCCGGAAAAACTTTATTCAGGAGGCCGATTCGTTCAGCCTCTTGAGCCTCGATAATATCTCCGGTAAAGATCAGTTCCTTGTCTCGTCCCACCCCTACTAACCTCTGTAACCTTTGGGTGGCTCCGCCGCCCGGAAAGATGCCCAGATTAATTTCGGGCTGCCCCAGCCGTGCGTTTTCGCTACCTACCCGGAAGTCACAGGCCATGGCCAGCTCACATCCTCCCCCCAGAGCTAACCCGTTGATGGCCGCGATGATCGGTTTGGAAAAATGATGAATCTGGGCAAAAATATCAAGTCTCCTCTCTAAAATATCCCACATGGTGTTCTCGGCCATTTGCTTGATATCGCCCCCAGCGCTGAATACTTTTTCTCCTACCCCCGTTATGATCACGACCCGCACTTCTTGATCCTTCTCCGCCAATTGCAGCGCGGCGGCGATGTCCTCCCGAATCTCGGCTTTCAAGGCGTTGCGTACATCTTCACGGTTGATCGTGATGATTCCTACGCCCTCTCTTTTTTCCCAAAGAATATTTTTAAACTCCATTCTTTCCCCTTAATAACAGTTTAGCTTTTTTTTAAAAAATTGGCTAAACTTCAAGGCAAAATGCAAAAATTAAAATGCAAATTTCAAAATGATTAGGGTTTTACAGAAAAATTGGCATTTTTCAATTGACCATTTTGATGAAATCGTAAAAAGTCAGAAAAGCCATCACTCCTGCGCAAGCAGTCCGCCTCAGGCGGACAGAACTGCCTGAATTATCTGGATTCCCGCTTTCGCGGGAATGACGAAAATGGGATAAAAAGGACTTTTTACGAGATCATCAATTTTCACTGGCAATGAAATTTAGCGTGTCTTTTCAAAACGCTAAATGGATACCAAACGGGATGGTTTCATATATTATCCGAATATTTCGCTTTTCTCTTCTCTATGGTAGCGGCGATTCCTTCTTTTATATCTCCGGTTGTGAAAGTAAGGGCTTGGTGCGCCGCTTCTCTGTCCAGGGCTACTTCGATGTTCGCTTCCTCAAAGTTTATGTAAATAGATTCCTTCATG
Above is a window of Deltaproteobacteria bacterium DNA encoding:
- a CDS encoding enoyl-CoA hydratase-related protein; amino-acid sequence: MEFKNILWEKREGVGIITINREDVRNALKAEIREDIAAALQLAEKDQEVRVVIITGVGEKVFSAGGDIKQMAENTMWDILERRLDIFAQIHHFSKPIIAAINGLALGGGCELAMACDFRVGSENARLGQPEINLGIFPGGGATQRLQRLVGVGRDKELIFTGDIIEAQEAERIGLLNKVFPAKELMPQTMAIAKKICSKAPLALKLAKMAMNMGMETGLQVGLGYEKLARTLVHGSEDRLEGMRAFVEKRKPQFKGR
- a CDS encoding MaoC family dehydratase N-terminal domain-containing protein; this encodes MPIQDLIGKEFPPFDLPVERGKIREFANAIGDDNPIYSDPAYAAGTEFKSILAPPTFVATKAFWRKGESVFELAGFDPHFRLHGEEEYEYYKPTLAGDVLTCESKITEAYEKPGRRGGKMTFIVLEFSFYNQKGEKVLVSRTTTIQTEGAVKQ
- a CDS encoding MaoC/PaaZ C-terminal domain-containing protein is translated as MEKKVLYLEDIRAGDEAPPVVVANITRTHIVKYAGASGDFNPIHHDELYAIRGGNDRVFAMGMMTAGFLSHMITDWVGDGKLRKYRVRFARQVWPGDTITCKGKITRKYTEGGKNSMEAEVFAENQRGEKVITGSIVAEVLNKPAA
- a CDS encoding VOC family protein, whose product is MKVRRFDHITVAVNDLDAAIETFTRCFNLQAKDRRRVEHLGMENVFLPFGDGAIELAAPLKDADAADHVQRFLERRGEGMMNLCLTVEDVDAAITHLKKCGVRVIEHKDADGDNIAMIHPKDMHGAMIEIRRGKRLIRDA